The genomic window GCGGTTGCCCATCATCGAGTCGAACGCGTTCTTCAGCGATGCTCCCGGCTGGGTCAGCGACTCGAGCTGCTGGCGCATTTTCCGCTGGTTGAAGTAACTCGCGAACGCGAGGATCGTCGGCGGCCAGAGCCCGATGAACGCACCGAGCTGTCGCTCTCCTCGCAAGAAGAAGTAATACAGCGAGAGCCCGACGGACGCGGCCGACGCGACGAACGCTGGGCCCATTGCTTGTTCACCGACTTCTTCCGCTGCCTCTCCGGACATTTCTCGTTCCGCTAGCTGTTGTCTACTCGCCATACACTGATGGAATCGCCGAGACCGTACTAAGGGATGGCGAGGGTTTCGCGAGGAAGGCCCTGAATTGTGACATCGGTGCGACTGTTCCAGTTCGTTTCGGCCGCCGCGACGTCCTGGTAATACGGGCTTACGAGTCGGTGATCGTATCAGACGAACCAGTGAGTCACGGTCACACGGGGTCGTCGTCGCTCCTCTCAGCCGATTCGACTCGCGTCGGGAGGCGTCACACCTACGTCCGTCGGGACCGACGCACGCATATGACGAACGACGCGACCGACGTCACGGATCTCTACCGGGAGTTCGGCGACGAGCGACTGCCGCCCGGCCAGCGGGAGACTTCGGCGTTTCCGGTGCTCTCGAAGAGCGGGACGCCAGACTGGGATCCCGAGACGTGGGAGTTCACCGTCACCGGCGCCGTCGAGGAGGAACTCTCGCTCTCGTGGGACGAGTTCCGCGACCTGCCCAGCGAGACCCAACAGCAGGACTTCCACTGCGTCACCGGCTGGAGCAAGTTCGACTGCCGGTTCACGGGCGTTTCCTTCCCCACCCTCGCCGAGCGCGCCGGCGTCGACGATGACGCGGTCCACGTGATGTTCTCCGCGCTCGACGGCTACACGACGGACCTACCCCTCGAGGACTGCATGCGCGAGGAGGTCCTGTTCGCGTGGGCCTACGACGGCGAGCCCCTGCCCGAGGACCACGGCGGCCCGCTGCGGGTCATCACGCCCCACAAGTACGCCTACAAGGGGGCGAAGTGGGTCGACGGCGTCGAGTTCCTCACCGAGGCCCAGCGCGGCTACTGGGAGAAACGCGGCTACTCGGAGACGGCGAACCCGTGGGAGGAAGAACGGTACAGCTAGACGCGAGCGGGAATCGACAGCGGGGGCCGCGGGCCGGCGCCCGGGATAGTTAGGCTGAAGGCGCGGCGGTCCCGAACTGCGTTCGATGGATCGATCGTCGGGTGAGCGTCGACTCGCGAGTGACTCCGACTCACGGCCGGTCGCCGAGACGACGGCCCTCGTCAGCACCAGCCGGAAACTCGAGGACGTGTCGTTCGGCGCCGTCGTCGACGCCGACGCCGAGTCGCGCGTGCTCTGGTCGACGCCCGACGGGCTGGAGGTCGTCGGCCGAGGCGTCGCCGCTCGCCTCACCGCCGACGGCATCGATAGATTCGACCGAATCCGAGCCCGCGCGGACCGGGTCTTCGACGGTCTCGAGCACGACGGCCCCCGCGTCGCCCGGCCGCGGGCCTTCGGCGGCTTTTCCTTTCACGACGGCCACGGATCGACGCCGCCGTGGACCGGGTTTCGGGCCGGCGCGTTCGTGATTCCGCAGATACTCGTCGTCCGGAGCGACGCGGAAACCTGGCTGACGGCCGTCGCCTCGGACCCCGAGACGGCGGCGGATCGACTCGAGCGCTGGACCGACCGGCTCCGGGAGCTGCCGACGATGCGACCGAGCGGCGACGGCCCCGGCGTCGAATCGACCCGGCGAACCACGTCGCGCGAGGACTGGACCGAGGGGGTCGAGACCGCCCTCGAGCGGATCGAGCGCGGCGAGCTCACCAAGGTCGTCCTCGCGCAGGCGCTGTCGGTCGACCTCGAGGGGGCGGTCGACGTCCCCGGGACGCTCGAGCGGCTGCGCCGACGGTACCCGAACTGTTACCGGTTCCTGATCGGCCGCGAGCGCGGCGGTACGTTCTTCGGCGCGCCGCCGGAACGGCTCGTCTCCAAGCGCGGCGACCGCGTCGAGACGGAGGCGCTCGCGGGGTCGGTTCCCCGCGGCGAGACTCCCGAAGCGGACCGCGCCTACGCAGACGAGATGCGCGACGACGAGAAGTTCCAGCGCG from Haloterrigena sp. KLK7 includes these protein-coding regions:
- a CDS encoding sulfite oxidase-like oxidoreductase, whose translation is MTNDATDVTDLYREFGDERLPPGQRETSAFPVLSKSGTPDWDPETWEFTVTGAVEEELSLSWDEFRDLPSETQQQDFHCVTGWSKFDCRFTGVSFPTLAERAGVDDDAVHVMFSALDGYTTDLPLEDCMREEVLFAWAYDGEPLPEDHGGPLRVITPHKYAYKGAKWVDGVEFLTEAQRGYWEKRGYSETANPWEEERYS
- a CDS encoding isochorismate synthase → MDRSSGERRLASDSDSRPVAETTALVSTSRKLEDVSFGAVVDADAESRVLWSTPDGLEVVGRGVAARLTADGIDRFDRIRARADRVFDGLEHDGPRVARPRAFGGFSFHDGHGSTPPWTGFRAGAFVIPQILVVRSDAETWLTAVASDPETAADRLERWTDRLRELPTMRPSGDGPGVESTRRTTSREDWTEGVETALERIERGELTKVVLAQALSVDLEGAVDVPGTLERLRRRYPNCYRFLIGRERGGTFFGAPPERLVSKRGDRVETEALAGSVPRGETPEADRAYADEMRDDEKFQREHGLVADAIREQLEPLASELTIDEQTIRRLANIQHLQTPIEATLEGDRHVLEIVEALHPTPAVGGVPPAAAWETIRDVETFDRGWYAAPIGWFDAAGDGEFAVGLRSGIATDETVTLFAGSGIVADSDPDEEWEEVQLKFRPILDELDDR